The following are encoded together in the Humulus lupulus chromosome 5, drHumLupu1.1, whole genome shotgun sequence genome:
- the LOC133780164 gene encoding plant UBX domain-containing protein 7-like, which translates to MVLLLVFEDKNVKCLCYVSSRKTLFVLLRAKGTASSQDKWLLVNLQSTKEFSSHMLNRDTWANEAVSQTISTNFVFWQVYDDTTEGQKVYTYYKLDSIPVVLVIDPITGQKMRSWVGMVQPERLLEDLLTFMDSGPKDHHVTLSHKQPRESSIPVVLGIDRERVERMEARLKEDILREAERYGGAIMVIHETNDGQIFDQLPVFQCLCCCG; encoded by the exons ATGGTGCTGTTGTTAGTTTTTGAGGATAAGAATGTcaagtgtttatgttatgtttcttCACGTAAAACTTTGTTTGTGCTACTGCGAGCAAAGGGAACTGCCTCTTCTCAGGACAAATGGCTCTTGGTAAACTTGCAGTCTACTAAGGAGTTCAGCTCACATATG CTTAATCGAGATACATGGGCTAATGAAGCTGTCTCTCAAACGATCAGTACAAACTTTGTCTTTTGGCAG GTTTATGATGATACAACTGAAGGTCAGAAAGTTTACACATATTACAAGCTGGATTCCATTCCTGTAGTACTCGTTATTGATCCCATCACTGGGCAGAAAATGCGCTCATGGGTTGGAATGGTCCAACCTGAACGATTGTTGGAG GATCTATTGACGTTCATGGATAGTGGTCCAAAGGATCATCACGTGACTTTATCACACAAACAACCCAGAGAAAGTTCCATTCCTGTAGTACTC GGCATTGATCGTGAAAGAGTGGAAAGAATGGAAGCTCGACTGAAAGAAGATATCCTGAGAGAAGCTGAACGTTATGGAGGTGCCATAATGGTTATTCATGAAACAAATGATGGGCAAATATTTGACCAG TTGCCTGTCTTTCAATGCCTTTGTTGTTGTGGCTAA